The following proteins come from a genomic window of Cronobacter muytjensii ATCC 51329:
- a CDS encoding branched-chain amino acid transaminase translates to MTTKKADYIWFNGEMVPWGEAKVHVMSHALHYGTSVFEGIRCYDSHKGPVVFRHREHMQRLHDSAKIYRFPVSQSVDELMEACRQVIRENKLTSAYIRPLVFVGDVGMGVNPPAGYTTDVIIAAFPWGAYLGAEALDQGIDAMVSSWNRAAPNTIPTAAKAGGNYLSSLLVGSEARRHGYQEGIALDVNGYISEGAGENLFEVKDGVIYTPPFTSSALPGITRDAIIKLAKEMGIEVREQVLSRESLYLADEVFMSGTAAEITPVRSVDGIQVGEGRCGPVTKRVQQAFFGLFTGETEDKWGWLDQVNP, encoded by the coding sequence ATGACGACAAAAAAAGCTGATTACATTTGGTTCAACGGCGAGATGGTTCCCTGGGGCGAAGCAAAGGTTCACGTCATGTCTCATGCGTTGCACTACGGTACATCAGTCTTTGAAGGGATCCGTTGCTACGATTCGCACAAGGGGCCGGTGGTATTCCGCCATCGTGAACATATGCAGCGCCTGCATGATTCCGCCAAGATTTACCGCTTTCCGGTCAGCCAGTCCGTTGATGAGTTAATGGAAGCCTGTCGCCAGGTGATTCGCGAAAATAAACTGACCAGCGCGTACATCCGTCCATTGGTTTTTGTGGGCGATGTGGGTATGGGTGTTAACCCGCCTGCGGGCTACACCACTGATGTCATCATCGCCGCGTTCCCGTGGGGGGCGTACCTGGGCGCGGAAGCGCTGGATCAGGGGATCGATGCGATGGTCTCCTCCTGGAACCGCGCGGCGCCAAACACTATTCCTACTGCGGCAAAAGCGGGTGGCAACTACCTTTCCTCTCTGTTGGTCGGTAGCGAAGCGCGTCGTCATGGCTACCAGGAAGGTATTGCGCTGGACGTGAACGGCTACATCTCTGAAGGGGCGGGCGAAAACCTGTTTGAAGTAAAAGATGGCGTGATTTATACCCCGCCGTTTACCTCTTCCGCGCTGCCGGGCATCACCCGCGACGCTATCATCAAGCTCGCCAAAGAGATGGGCATTGAAGTTCGCGAGCAGGTGCTCTCGCGTGAATCGCTGTATCTGGCGGATGAAGTCTTTATGTCCGGCACCGCAGCGGAAATCACGCCGGTACGCAGCGTAGACGGCATTCAGGTAGGTGAAGGCCGCTGTGGTCCGGTCACTAAACGCGTTCAGCAGGCGTTCTTCGGCCTGTTCACCGGCGAGACCGAAGATAAATGGGGCTGGTTGGATCAAGTTAACCCGTAA
- the ilvM gene encoding acetolactate synthase 2 small subunit produces MMQHQLAVQARFRPETLERVLRVVRHRGFQICAMNMATGANAENINIELTVASPRPVELLFSQLSKLVDVACVEIQQPTSQQIRA; encoded by the coding sequence ATGATGCAACATCAACTCGCCGTACAGGCTCGCTTTCGCCCGGAAACCCTGGAACGTGTGCTGCGCGTGGTGCGTCACCGTGGTTTTCAAATTTGCGCCATGAATATGGCGACCGGCGCTAATGCGGAAAATATAAATATTGAGCTGACCGTTGCCAGCCCTCGTCCAGTCGAATTACTGTTTAGTCAGTTAAGCAAACTGGTCGATGTCGCCTGCGTCGAGATCCAGCAACCCACATCACAACAAATCCGCGCCTGA
- the ilvG gene encoding acetolactate synthase 2 catalytic subunit translates to MNGAQWVVHALRAQGVDTVFGYPGGAIMPVYDALYDGGVEHLLCRHEQGAAMAAIGYARATGKTGVCIATSGPGATNLITGLADALLDSVPVVAITGQVAAPLIGTDAFQEVDVLGLSLACTKHSFLVESLEELPEIMAHAFHLARSGRPGPVLIDIPKDIQLASAELEPWLSSVEDTSVLPQAELEQARALMSLAEKPMLYVGGGVGMAQAVPALREFMAQTKIPCAVTLKGLGAVEASYPWYLGMLGMHGTKAANLAVQECDLLIAVGARFDDRVTGKLNTFAPHAKVIHMDIDPAELNKLRQAHVALPGDLNALLPALQRPMEINAWRDQVAAMRREHDWRYEHPGEAIFAPLLLKQLSDRKPANSVVTTDVGQHQMWTAQHMSFSRPENFITSSGLGTMGFGLPAAVGAQVARPDDTVICVTGDGSFMMNIQELGTVKRKQLPLKIVLLDNQRLGMVRQWQQLFFSERYSETNLSDNPDFLTLASAFGINGQRITRKDQVEAALEAMLSSEGPYLLHVSIDEAENVWPLVPPGASNSQMLEKIS, encoded by the coding sequence ATGAATGGTGCGCAGTGGGTGGTGCATGCTTTGCGAGCTCAGGGAGTGGATACGGTTTTTGGCTATCCGGGCGGGGCGATAATGCCGGTTTACGATGCGTTATACGACGGCGGCGTGGAACACCTACTGTGTCGGCATGAACAGGGCGCTGCAATGGCGGCGATCGGTTATGCGCGTGCCACGGGCAAAACCGGCGTTTGCATCGCAACTTCCGGGCCAGGCGCGACCAACCTGATCACGGGCCTCGCGGATGCGCTGCTGGATTCGGTTCCCGTTGTGGCTATTACCGGGCAGGTCGCAGCGCCGCTTATCGGCACTGACGCTTTCCAGGAAGTGGATGTTCTTGGTTTATCACTCGCCTGCACCAAACACAGTTTCCTCGTCGAGTCGCTGGAAGAGCTGCCGGAAATTATGGCGCACGCTTTTCATCTGGCGCGTTCAGGTCGCCCGGGGCCAGTACTGATCGATATACCCAAAGATATCCAGCTCGCCAGCGCAGAGCTTGAACCGTGGCTTTCCAGTGTTGAAGACACCTCCGTGTTACCGCAGGCAGAACTGGAGCAGGCACGCGCGTTGATGAGCCTGGCTGAAAAGCCGATGCTTTATGTGGGGGGCGGCGTTGGTATGGCGCAGGCGGTGCCAGCCCTACGTGAATTTATGGCACAGACGAAAATCCCCTGTGCAGTAACGTTGAAAGGACTGGGTGCAGTAGAAGCGAGCTACCCATGGTACCTCGGTATGTTGGGGATGCATGGCACTAAAGCTGCGAACCTGGCGGTCCAGGAGTGTGATTTACTGATAGCCGTCGGCGCGCGCTTTGACGATCGCGTTACCGGCAAACTGAATACCTTTGCGCCTCATGCCAAAGTTATCCATATGGATATCGATCCGGCGGAACTCAACAAGCTGCGTCAGGCGCATGTCGCGTTGCCGGGCGATCTTAACGCCTTACTGCCCGCGCTGCAGCGTCCAATGGAGATTAATGCCTGGCGCGATCAGGTCGCGGCAATGCGGCGTGAACATGACTGGCGCTATGAACATCCGGGTGAAGCGATTTTTGCGCCGTTATTGTTAAAACAGCTCTCAGACCGCAAGCCAGCAAACAGCGTCGTGACGACAGACGTAGGCCAGCATCAGATGTGGACGGCGCAGCATATGAGTTTCAGCCGCCCGGAAAATTTCATTACCTCAAGCGGCCTTGGCACGATGGGCTTTGGGTTGCCAGCAGCGGTAGGCGCGCAGGTGGCCCGTCCGGACGATACTGTCATCTGCGTGACCGGTGATGGCTCGTTCATGATGAATATCCAGGAGCTGGGCACCGTGAAGCGCAAGCAACTGCCGCTGAAAATTGTGCTGCTGGATAACCAGCGTCTGGGGATGGTGCGTCAGTGGCAACAGCTCTTTTTCTCGGAGCGCTACAGCGAAACGAATCTGTCCGATAACCCCGATTTCCTGACGCTGGCCAGCGCCTTTGGCATTAATGGTCAGCGTATTACTCGTAAAGACCAGGTGGAAGCGGCGCTGGAAGCCATGCTGAGCAGCGAAGGCCCTTATCTGCTGCACGTTTCGATCGACGAAGCTGAAAACGTCTGGCCTCTGGTGCCTCCCGGCGCCAGCAACTCACAAATGCTGGAGAAAATATCATGA
- the ilvL gene encoding ilv operon leader peptide, which produces MTTLLLVISLVVISVVVIINPPCGAALGRRKA; this is translated from the coding sequence ATGACAACCCTTCTACTAGTGATTAGCCTAGTCGTGATTAGCGTGGTGGTGATTATTAACCCACCGTGCGGGGCTGCACTCGGAAGAAGAAAGGCTTAG
- a CDS encoding YifB family Mg chelatase-like AAA ATPase, producing MSLSVIHTRAALGVKAPLVTVEVHISAGLPGLTIVGLPETTVKEARDRVRSALINSGYDFPARKITINLAPADLPKEGGRYDLPIAIALLAASEQLCASQLGEYEFVGELALTGALRGVPGAISAAMEALGCNRKIIVAHDNAPEVGLINKEGCLVAHHLQEVCAFLEGKTTLQPAEPSEFNFKQPAGDLSEVIGQSQGKRALELTAAGGHNLLFIGPPGTGKTMLASRLNGLLPPLSDQEALESAAILSLVNPVSLHHQWRQRPFRAPHHSASLNAMVGGGAIPAPGEISLAHNGVLFLDELPEFERRVLDALREPIESGQIHLSRTRAKLTYPARFQLIAAMNPSPTGHYKGSHNRCSPEQTLRYLGRLSGPFLDRFDISLEVPLPPPGMLSRSAQVGESSGQVRERVIQTRERQLARQGKLNATLDNGEIRQFCTLSTEDARWLEAALIKLGLSVRAWQRLLKVARTIADSAKEERIGREHLQEALSYRAIDRMLAHLQNMMA from the coding sequence ATGTCGCTATCTGTTATCCATACCCGCGCTGCGCTTGGAGTAAAAGCGCCGCTCGTTACGGTCGAAGTGCATATCAGCGCCGGATTACCCGGCCTGACAATTGTTGGCCTGCCGGAGACGACAGTTAAGGAAGCCAGAGACCGCGTACGTAGCGCGCTTATCAATAGCGGTTATGATTTTCCTGCCAGGAAGATAACGATTAACCTGGCGCCTGCCGATTTACCGAAGGAAGGGGGGCGGTATGATTTGCCGATTGCGATTGCGCTTCTCGCAGCTTCTGAACAGCTATGCGCGTCACAGCTAGGAGAGTATGAGTTTGTCGGTGAACTGGCCCTCACAGGCGCGCTGCGGGGGGTGCCTGGCGCGATCTCAGCAGCCATGGAGGCTCTCGGCTGTAACAGGAAAATTATCGTCGCGCACGATAACGCACCGGAAGTGGGATTGATTAATAAAGAAGGTTGCCTTGTCGCGCATCATCTGCAAGAGGTGTGTGCCTTTCTGGAAGGCAAAACGACGCTGCAACCAGCCGAGCCATCCGAATTTAATTTTAAGCAACCTGCGGGCGATCTTAGTGAAGTTATTGGACAATCACAGGGGAAACGCGCGCTGGAATTAACAGCCGCGGGTGGCCATAACTTATTGTTTATCGGGCCTCCCGGCACCGGTAAAACAATGCTAGCCAGTAGACTCAACGGATTACTACCGCCTCTGAGCGACCAGGAGGCGCTGGAGAGCGCGGCAATCCTTAGCCTGGTCAACCCCGTCTCTTTACATCACCAGTGGCGTCAGCGGCCTTTCAGGGCCCCTCACCATAGTGCGTCGCTGAATGCGATGGTAGGGGGAGGCGCTATACCTGCACCCGGAGAAATTTCACTTGCCCATAACGGTGTACTTTTTCTTGATGAGTTACCTGAATTTGAACGTCGCGTACTGGATGCATTGCGCGAGCCTATTGAATCCGGGCAAATTCATCTTTCAAGAACCCGGGCAAAGCTCACTTATCCGGCGCGCTTTCAGCTTATTGCGGCGATGAATCCCAGCCCGACCGGCCATTATAAAGGAAGCCATAACCGCTGCTCACCAGAACAGACACTACGCTATCTCGGGCGTCTATCAGGGCCTTTCCTCGACCGGTTTGATATCTCCCTGGAGGTTCCATTGCCGCCGCCAGGTATGCTAAGCCGGTCAGCGCAAGTGGGTGAAAGTAGCGGGCAGGTACGTGAGCGCGTTATCCAAACCCGTGAAAGGCAGCTTGCACGGCAGGGTAAGCTCAACGCGACACTGGATAACGGAGAGATACGTCAGTTTTGTACGCTCAGCACGGAAGATGCGCGGTGGCTGGAAGCGGCGTTAATCAAGCTTGGGTTGTCTGTACGCGCCTGGCAGCGTCTATTGAAAGTGGCGAGAACCATTGCAGACAGTGCAAAAGAAGAGAGAATTGGCCGGGAGCACCTACAGGAGGCGCTGAGTTACCGCGCCATAGACAGGATGCTGGCCCATTTGCAAAACATGATGGCATAG
- a CDS encoding DUF413 domain-containing protein, with protein sequence MAESFTTTNRFFDNKYYPRGFSRHGDFTIKEAQLLERHGYAFNELDLGKREPATAEEKQFVEVCRGIREPATEAERVWSKYMSRIKRPKRFHTLSGGKPQMEGMDDYAETDD encoded by the coding sequence ATGGCGGAAAGCTTTACGACGACTAATCGATTTTTCGACAACAAATATTATCCGCGCGGGTTCTCTCGCCATGGTGACTTCACCATTAAAGAAGCACAGCTGCTTGAACGTCATGGCTATGCCTTTAATGAACTGGATCTCGGTAAGCGTGAGCCTGCGACTGCTGAAGAAAAGCAGTTTGTTGAAGTTTGTCGTGGCATTCGTGAGCCAGCGACTGAGGCAGAACGCGTCTGGTCAAAGTATATGTCGCGTATCAAGCGGCCTAAGCGTTTTCATACTCTTTCTGGCGGCAAGCCGCAGATGGAAGGGATGGATGATTACGCGGAAACGGATGATTAA
- the hdfR gene encoding HTH-type transcriptional regulator HdfR → MDTDLLKTFLEVSRTRHFGRAAEALYLTQSAVSFRIRQLENQLGVNLFTRHRNNIRLTAAGERLLPYAENLMNIWQTARKDVAQTSRHNLFSIGASASLWECMLSGWLTRLYQEKGSMQFEARIAQRQSLVKQLHERQLDLLITTEAPKMDEFSSQLLGHFALGLYSAQPERGKTSLHYLRLEWGPDFQQHEAGLITPEDIPVLTTSSADVARKMLAELQGCTWLPVSWAREKSDLYPVIDSGTLSRPLYAIWLQNSDKNNSIKDLLKIPVIT, encoded by the coding sequence GTGGATACCGACCTGCTGAAAACCTTTCTTGAAGTCAGCCGCACCCGTCATTTTGGCAGAGCGGCTGAAGCGCTTTACCTGACGCAATCAGCGGTAAGCTTTCGTATCCGTCAGCTTGAAAACCAACTGGGTGTGAATCTTTTTACGCGACATCGCAATAACATACGTCTGACCGCGGCCGGCGAAAGGCTACTGCCGTATGCGGAAAACCTGATGAATATCTGGCAAACCGCACGCAAAGATGTCGCGCAAACGTCACGGCATAATCTCTTTTCGATAGGCGCCAGTGCGTCTCTCTGGGAATGTATGCTTTCCGGGTGGCTTACGAGGCTTTATCAGGAAAAAGGGAGCATGCAGTTTGAAGCACGCATTGCGCAGCGGCAGTCGCTGGTCAAACAGCTGCATGAACGTCAGTTAGATCTGCTTATCACCACCGAAGCGCCGAAGATGGATGAGTTTTCAAGCCAGTTACTGGGGCATTTTGCGCTCGGGCTTTACAGCGCACAGCCAGAACGCGGCAAAACCAGCCTCCATTATCTTCGACTTGAGTGGGGGCCTGATTTTCAGCAGCACGAAGCAGGGCTTATTACGCCTGAAGATATTCCGGTGCTGACGACAAGCTCGGCTGATGTTGCCAGAAAAATGCTCGCAGAATTGCAGGGGTGTACGTGGTTACCAGTCAGCTGGGCCCGGGAGAAAAGCGATCTGTATCCTGTTATTGATAGTGGAACACTTTCAAGGCCGCTTTATGCTATCTGGCTGCAGAATAGCGATAAAAATAACAGCATTAAAGATCTTTTAAAGATCCCTGTCATTACCTGA